TCGCTGTCCTGCGTCACGCCGTTTCCGTCGAGGTGCCGCAGGCCGAGCGCGTTCCGGGCCCCCGCGTGTCCCGCCCGAGCCGCCGTCTCGAGCCACGCCACGGCCGCCGAGTCGTTCCTCGCGACGCCCCGGCCCGCGCCGTAGAGGAGGGCCAGGTTGTACTGGCCACCCGGGTAACCCAGCGTCGCGGCGGCATCGACCCATCGCACCGCCATCGCCGTGTTCCGTGGCACGCCGTACCCGTGCAGGTGCATCAGGCCCAGCGTGTTCTGCAGGCCGGGATCGCCGGCCTCCGCGGCGGCGGTGATCGCCGCCAACGCCTCTTCGCTACCCCGTCCGGCGGCCGCGCACAGCCAGCGCGCCGACGCGGGCGTGTCCCTCTCGACCCCCTCGCCTCCGAGGTAGAGCAGGCCGAGACTCGCCTGGGCCCCGGCGCGACCTTGTTCCGCCGCACTGACCAGCCACGACAGAGCCTCGGCGTCCCCCGCACCCGCCCTCTGCCGGAGGGTTTCGTGGAACGGCGCCGGCGACCGGTCGCACGCGGCGGCGGCCAGGGCCACCAGAAGCGCCGCCGCGGCCCGCGTGCGCAACAGGCTCTCACTCACTCTCCACTCCCCACTCCCCACCTCCTCGACGAGTCCACGCGCTCCCGTCGCTTTCGACCCCGATAAGCACACGCTAAGGTACTGCGAAGCCGTCTCCGGGAGACCGTTGTCGGCGCGCGGGGCGGTGTCGAGGGGGGTGTCCATGAAAGATTCGTTGCTTCCGGGATTCATCTTCCTGGCGGCCATCTCCGCATGCGCCAAGCCCTCCACCGTAGCCTCGGATCCGTCGCCGGCCGGCATCCCTTCCGTGGCCGGCGAGCGAGCGTTGCAGACGGAGGCGGCCGTTCGCACCCGCGAGGCGCGCCTCCAGCGGCTGGACGACGTCTCGCTTCCGCTTCTCCGGCAGGGACCGGCCCTTTGCGGCCACGAGGTGAGCCACTTCGGATTTCGATACCTCGCGCGGGAGGAGGTCGAGGACGAGGCGGAACGCGACGCCTATCGCGAACTGTTCGGCGTCGGAGAGCGGCCCACGATCATCGGCGTGACGAGCGGCGGCGCGGCGCAGCGGGCCGGCCTCGTCCCCGGCGACGTGATCGTCGAGCTGGGCGGCGTTGAAGTGCCGTCCGGCGCGCAGGGGTCCGTCGAGATCGCCTTTCAACTCGTTCGGCGGCGGGCGGGGGAGCCGCTGCCCGTGGTCGTGCGCCGGGGCCGGGAAAGCGTGACGCTGGAGATCACCGCGGAGCGAGGCTGCGACTTCCCCATCCACCTGTCGCCGAGCGATGAGATCAACGCTTCCGCCGATGGCCGCTGGATCCAGGTGAACGCGGGCCTGCTGCGGTTCCTGGAATCGGACGAGGAGTTGCAGCTCGTCATCGCCCATGAGATGGCGCACAACACCATCGGCCACTCCGCGCAGGACCGCGAGTACGACAGGCTGCGGGGCCTGCGCGGCGCCGTTCGCGATGCCGCCGCGGCCGCGGCGGGCGGCGTCGCACCGCCAGGGGAGTTCAGCCAGACCCAGGAGCGCGAGGCCGACTACGTGGGCATGTACTACCTCGCCAGGGCGGGCATCGACACGCGCGGCGTGGCACGCTTCTGGCGGCGCATGGCGGCGGAAGATGCCGCCGGGATCCGGGATCGCGGGGACGCCACGCACCCCGCCTATCCGGAGCGTTTCCTCTTCCTGGAGGAGGTCCACCTCGAGATCGCGCGGAAGCTGGAGGCGGGTGAAGCGCTGATCCCCGACCGCGTATTCAGGCGCTTCTAGCGGATTCGGGTCTGGATCGTCCGCTTCATGTCCGAGAGTTCCGAGACCACCTTCTGGTGGAGGACGCCGAGCGCCTGGCTGTTGCCATCTTCCTCGGAGTCGGAAAGCTCTTCGAGGCGCGTCTTCGCCCCGTCGTACTTGCGCTCCAGCCGGTCGATCATGGCCATGATCTGAACCTTTCGGCCGGCGCGGGCCTCGCGGAGCTTCACCCTCAGCTCCTCGGCCCCCTCGCGGTACTTCTCGACCGTCGCGGTCGTTCGCTGCAGCAACTGCTCGTAGTTGTCGGAAAGCTCCATCCAAACCGCCTCGGTCAAGAACTTCGCGGCACGAGGCCACGCCACATCGGCGAGGTCCACACCGTCACGTCATACGGCCAGCGTTGAAAGTAGACGCCGAAGGGCAGCCGGGGCACCCCCACGTCCGCGGGGCGGCGACCGGCGGAAG
The window above is part of the Candidatus Palauibacter polyketidifaciens genome. Proteins encoded here:
- a CDS encoding tetratricopeptide repeat protein, with translation MSESLLRTRAAAALLVALAAAACDRSPAPFHETLRQRAGAGDAEALSWLVSAAEQGRAGAQASLGLLYLGGEGVERDTPASARWLCAAAGRGSEEALAAITAAAEAGDPGLQNTLGLMHLHGYGVPRNTAMAVRWVDAAATLGYPGGQYNLALLYGAGRGVARNDSAAVAWLETAARAGHAGARNALGLRHLDGNGVTQDSDAAIRWFRAAAEQGHAGAQNHLGQAYALGLGVIPDDVEAMYWFGAAAEQGDPVAQYNLSFLYARHGNTAEAVRWMRAAAERGYADAQFSLAAEYMSRDMHAYAWLHLAAEQGHEEADRRRQALWEYMTHDDVSLAEELSADLTRRTGDPDPERQACGR
- a CDS encoding M48 family metallopeptidase gives rise to the protein MKDSLLPGFIFLAAISACAKPSTVASDPSPAGIPSVAGERALQTEAAVRTREARLQRLDDVSLPLLRQGPALCGHEVSHFGFRYLAREEVEDEAERDAYRELFGVGERPTIIGVTSGGAAQRAGLVPGDVIVELGGVEVPSGAQGSVEIAFQLVRRRAGEPLPVVVRRGRESVTLEITAERGCDFPIHLSPSDEINASADGRWIQVNAGLLRFLESDEELQLVIAHEMAHNTIGHSAQDREYDRLRGLRGAVRDAAAAAAGGVAPPGEFSQTQEREADYVGMYYLARAGIDTRGVARFWRRMAAEDAAGIRDRGDATHPAYPERFLFLEEVHLEIARKLEAGEALIPDRVFRRF